In Deefgea piscis, the genomic window CGTCACCAGCATTGCATTGCCGCGACCACTGGCTAAACGATCCCGTACTTCCATATCCATCAGAATGTCGCTAACGATTTTCTCTAAGCGTGATTGGCTCGACAGCACTTTTTTCATCGTGCCCCAACGCGCTTTAAGTTGCGCTTTGGCAAGATCAGTCAGGCCTTTGGTTTTTGCGGCAAACCATTGGTCAATCTTGGCGGTAGACGTAATGCTCTGATCAATATCCCGCGCTTCATAGCGCAGATCGAGCACCACACCATCTTTTACCGCTTCGTTGAATTTGTAGGTGTGAATATAGCTACCGAAAATCTCAATCGATTTTTGTTTGTCGGCTTTGAGTAGTGGGGTACCAGTAAAACCGATGAACAAGGCATTCGGTAGAATCGACTTCATCGCCTTATGTAATTCACCCGATTGCGTGCGGTGGCATTCGTCGACAAAGACGTATAAATCGCCTTTGGCAGCAAAGTCGGTCGGTAGGCTTTTTTTGACTTCTTCGATGTAGGCGGCAATATCGCCAACTTCTTCGCCTTCTTCTTTTCCGCCAAACTTATGAATCAGCGAGCACATCAGCCACGGGCGCGTATCGTTCAATTGCGCGATTAGCTCAGCGCCACTTTTGGCACGGCTGATTTCTTCATTCACGCCTTTGAATACTTTTTCGATCTGCTCATCCAGCTCGGTACGGTCGGTGATAATCAATATGCGGGCAGGAGGTATATTTTCATGTATCCATTTGGCCAGCCATACCATAGTCAGGCTTTTACCCGAACCTTGCGTATGCCAAATAATCCCGCCTTCGCGGCGCTGGATATGGCGTTGTGCCGCACGCACGCCAAAGTATTGGTTTTGGCGGCAGAACTTTTTCGTACCCGAATCAAACACCACAAAATCGTGAATCAACTCCAGAAAGCGCGTCTTATCGCACAGCAGCAATAAATGTTGATCGAGTCGGTTAAAGTGTTGCTGCGCGGGTGGGCAGTCTTCTTTCCATTCGAGGTAATACTTTTCTTTGGTTTGGATCGTGCCGTAACGCAGGCCTTGCGTATCGCTACCGGCCATGACTAATTGCATGGTGGAGAAAAATGGTTCGATGAACTCTTTGCGCTGGTTATCCAGATTCTGGCGGATGCCTTCAGATACTGATACCGTTGAACGTTTTAGCTCTAGCACGCCCAATGCAATGCCATTCACAAACAGCACAATATCGGGGCGTTTAGGGCTAGGACGTGATTGACCAACAGCCGGGTTGGCGACTTTGACCGTCACTTCTTCAGCAATCCCAAAATCATTATTCAGCGGATTTTTCCAATCAATCAGCCACACCGTTACGGTGTTTTCGCCGATGTCGGGTTTCACCTTCACGCCATAGCGCAATAGCTCATACACCGCCTTATTACGGTCATATAGCGAAAGCTGGGCGCTATTCACTGCCTTATCAAATTCGTATAAGGCTCGCTTAATCAGCGAATCAGTAATACCCTGTTTGGCTAGCCATTGGGTGAGCGAAGCGCTATCTACATTGCGATTGCGACCGTTATCTTCATGGCGCTTTTCCCAATTACCCAGATAAGTGTATTTAAGTTGGTCGCGAAACAGCGCCACAACACGGTTTTGGGTAAGGCGTTCTCGTTGACCAACATCACTCATGAAAAAATCTCGAAATTAGTATTAAATTTACACCTAACGATTAAGTGTACTTCCGCATCAAAGATGATGAGAGGATTATTCTGTGACTAGAGTAATTGATAGAAAATATATTTTAGCTTCAAGGTAAAGTGATTTGTTTCTATAGGTTTTATCTGTGTCGCCAAACCAATTATCGATAGAGTTTTTTAACAAAATAAAAACTATGGTTTACTTTTTTTGATGGTAGCTATTTCTTGGTTGGGTGAAATTGCATCTAAATTGCTTTCTTGGTTAGCTTGGTTGGTGCTTGCCATTAGTATAAAAATTTTTATTATTTTATATA contains:
- a CDS encoding type I restriction endonuclease subunit R, yielding MSDVGQRERLTQNRVVALFRDQLKYTYLGNWEKRHEDNGRNRNVDSASLTQWLAKQGITDSLIKRALYEFDKAVNSAQLSLYDRNKAVYELLRYGVKVKPDIGENTVTVWLIDWKNPLNNDFGIAEEVTVKVANPAVGQSRPSPKRPDIVLFVNGIALGVLELKRSTVSVSEGIRQNLDNQRKEFIEPFFSTMQLVMAGSDTQGLRYGTIQTKEKYYLEWKEDCPPAQQHFNRLDQHLLLLCDKTRFLELIHDFVVFDSGTKKFCRQNQYFGVRAAQRHIQRREGGIIWHTQGSGKSLTMVWLAKWIHENIPPARILIITDRTELDEQIEKVFKGVNEEISRAKSGAELIAQLNDTRPWLMCSLIHKFGGKEEGEEVGDIAAYIEEVKKSLPTDFAAKGDLYVFVDECHRTQSGELHKAMKSILPNALFIGFTGTPLLKADKQKSIEIFGSYIHTYKFNEAVKDGVVLDLRYEARDIDQSITSTAKIDQWFAAKTKGLTDLAKAQLKARWGTMKKVLSSQSRLEKIVSDILMDMEVRDRLASGRGNAMLVTSSIFEACKCYELFAKAGMGEQCAIVTSYKPSPANIKGESTGEGLTEKLRQYDIYNTMLAGKDPELFEKEVKKKFIDEPGQMRLLIVVDKLLTGFDAPSATYLYIDKKMRDHGLFQAICRVNRLDGDDKQYGFIVDYQDLFKRLEDSIGDYTSGALDGYDQDDVKGLLEDRLSMAKSDLQDAREAIKALCEPVAPPKDGTAYQHYFCGNKPGDAEELKLHEAKRLALYKLTSSLVRSYANVANELAEAGYSPKEIASIKGEVDFYEKLRQEIKMYSGDAIDMKLYEPGMRHLIDSYIRAEESTPISDFDDMPLIQLIVERGTDALAAVPKGLRSNENSMAETIENNVRKLIIDETPINPKYYETMSSLLDALIEQRRNGAIAYQEYLAEVVALAKKVAQPSGGTSYPTSLDTSAKRALFDNLHQNEALALHIHKVILKNKQDDFRNSTIKQKKIRIALRTTLEAYALVAEGVAAESTPDYLPQDSDAIEALVTMLLELAKHQHEY